Genomic window (Lewinellaceae bacterium):
CTACCACCACCACATCGTCTTTGGTGAGTTTGCCTTTCAGCTGGAGCAGGCCCGCCATAGCCGATCCGGCGGAGTAACCCAGCAGCAGGCCTTCCTCGCGGGCCAGGCGGCGCGCCATCAGAGCCCCGTCTTTGTCAGTTACCTTTTCAAAGTAGTCGATCACCTCGAATTCTACATTCTTGGGCAGGATGTCCTCGCCGATGCCTTCGGTGATGTAGGGGTAAATCTCCTTCTCGTCGAACTCCCCGGTTTCGTGGTATTTTTTAAATACAGAACCGTAGGTGTCGATACCCCAGACCTTGATATCGGGGTTTTGCTCCTTGAGGTATCTGCCGGTGCCGGAAATGGTGCCGCCGGTGCCTACGCCCACGACCAGGTGCGTTATTTTGCCTTCGGTTTGCTTCCAGATTTCCGGGCCGGTCGATTCGTAGTGGGCCTGCTTGTTGGACAGGTTGTCGTATTGGTTGCACCAGTAGGAGTTGGGGATTTCTTCGCTCAGCCGCCGCGCTACGGAATAATAAGAACGAGGGTCATCCGGCTCCACGTTGGTGGGGCAGACGATCACCTCGGCGCCGACGGCCTTCAGCAGGTCGATCTTCTCTTTGGACTGCTTGTCGCTGGTGGTGAAGATGCACTTGTAGCCCTTTACTGCCGCCGCCAGGGCCAGGCCCATGCCGGTATTGCCGGAAGTGCATTCGATGATGGTGCCCCCGGGCTGTATATCGCCCCGCTCTTCGGCGTCGGCCAGCATTCGGACCGCCATCCGGTCCTTGATGGAATGCCCCGGGTTGAAAGTTTCCACCTTCATCAGCACCAGGGCAGGAACCTCTGCCGTTACCTTGTTGATCCTTACCAGTGGCGTATTGCCAATGGTTTCCAGTATGTCATTCTTGTAATTCATGCATTTCGTTTTTAAAATGTGCCCGGCGAGGCGATCGCGCAAAGGCGCGCAGATATGAAGTTCTTGCACCCCAACCTCTGCGCCTTTGCGCCTCTGCGTGCCAATCCCCGCAAAGGTATTCAAACATTCTCAACGATAATATTTGATCTTTACAAAAAAGCGGGGATCGATAGCGCCCAGCAATTTGGCAGCCAGAGGAGAAAGGATGACGGTTA
Coding sequences:
- a CDS encoding pyridoxal-phosphate dependent enzyme, encoding MNYKNDILETIGNTPLVRINKVTAEVPALVLMKVETFNPGHSIKDRMAVRMLADAEERGDIQPGGTIIECTSGNTGMGLALAAAVKGYKCIFTTSDKQSKEKIDLLKAVGAEVIVCPTNVEPDDPRSYYSVARRLSEEIPNSYWCNQYDNLSNKQAHYESTGPEIWKQTEGKITHLVVGVGTGGTISGTGRYLKEQNPDIKVWGIDTYGSVFKKYHETGEFDEKEIYPYITEGIGEDILPKNVEFEVIDYFEKVTDKDGALMARRLAREEGLLLGYSAGSAMAGLLQLKGKLTKDDVVVVVIHDHGSRYVGKIYNDDWMRERGFLERELSVKDILALKKGAPFIAVHIDDTVRQAFKIMKEYDISQMPVMKGEEMVGSITETAVLSYLLENPFDNSENKVGDIMGDPFPVVSVDLPFSQLSQFVSRTIPAVMARDKAGALHILTKYDIIQAV